One genomic region from Phycisphaerae bacterium encodes:
- a CDS encoding zinc ribbon domain-containing protein — protein MPIYEYRCLKCRHEFGRLVRSDAEEQALVCPKCGKKELEKKLSVFAAGKGAASEPSLPPSCAGCQNLGGPCPMRQ, from the coding sequence ATGCCGATCTACGAGTATCGATGTCTGAAATGCCGGCACGAGTTCGGCCGGCTGGTCCGGTCTGACGCGGAGGAGCAGGCTCTGGTCTGTCCCAAATGCGGAAAGAAAGAGCTGGAGAAGAAGCTGAGCGTTTTCGCGGCCGGGAAGGGGGCAGCGTCCGAGCCCTCTTTGCCGCCGTCCTGTGCCGGCTGCCAGAATCTTGGCGGCCCGTGCCCGATGAGGCAGT